One window from the genome of Rhizoctonia solani chromosome 15, complete sequence encodes:
- a CDS encoding carbohydrate esterase family 16 protein, with translation MSRFGSPSGSHERVDSIGHNGIEMQKYHDEEITEQERDGLLDNSGSYRRRDDAPRSRRIVSRRRIPHAQCTCIVFLLLILLALLFAVFGPSDRLRSYIPNKPSDSPNATIAIVEDVCGCGTSPFGSALCTTYSAPALERSRLYTGTGARTRRFLDVSQQRPVKVGVLGGSVSACHGVDTDSMGKSCYARRIVDWMREKLYGGKEDGVIAVNGAIGGMDSSYYAFCGTHHVPLDVDLLILEFDVNDQPYLNYTIYFDQLLRIVLEFPNKPAVLVVGAWGPQLSFDYGYMDPSVTHLPAVQYYDVPYISIKPLLYVHHLRYAHTVGETFWTKDYVHPNAAGHKVLGDLTIAYLEKQLCLLNTFGVLNETHVGGGRADATLGHEPSSGAGAFNLVRLPPSPELVHNRTDDGETTDIAYPLLPDPKDRISTLRLETPYTVPPTIIGQALSELFSPWKPDAPLRTPPPPHPFCADANDEAHPLMPSDKYGGSHGWEKHIAHGGKHSYATDEVGARIVVEVTVAEGRVAVFYFRSETYSPGVAECWVDDNRKGAVKLYGHWEKKMNVPSVAYIDSLVTPGDHYVTCEVIEETANPKAEKPHHFRIIAVMAT, from the exons ATGAGCAGATTTGGTTCTCCGTCTGGTTCTCACGAAAGAGTCGACTCTATTGGGCACAACGGCATAGAAATGCAAAAATATCACGACGAAGAAATTACAGAGCAGGAGCGCGACGGCTTACTGGATAACTCGGGCTCGTACCGTCGGCGCGATGATGCACCTCGTTCCAGACGAATTGTGTCGCGTCGACGTATCCCTCATGCTCAGTGCACGTGCATTGTTTTCCTCTTGTTAATACTTTTAGCTTTGCTCTTCGCCGTATTTGGTCCATCTGATAGACTTCGTTCTTATATACCTAATAAACCCTCTGATTCTCCAAATGCGACTATAGCAATCGTAGAAGATGTCTGTGGGTGCGGAACAAGCCCATTTGGTTCGGCATTGTGCACTACCTATTCGGCACCAGCCTTGGAAAGGTCACGTCTATATACCGGGACTGGCGCGCGAACACGTCGGTTTCTGGATGTTTCACAGCAGCGTCCAGTCAAGGTCGGCGTTCTTGGCGGGTCTGTGAGCGCTTGCCACGGCGTGGATACGGATTCAATGGGGAAAAGCTGCTATGCCCGACGGATCGTAGATTGGATGAGAGAAAAATTGTACGGTGGGAAGGAGGACGGAGTGATAGCTGTGAATGGTGCGATCGGGGGTATGGACTCGAG CTATTACGCTTTTTGTGGAACACACCATGTTCCTTTAGACGTGGACCTTTTGATACTAGAGTTTGATGTCAACGACCAACC CTATTTAAATTATACTATATACTTTGACCAGTTGCTGAGAATTGTTCTGGAGTTCCCGAATAAGCCTGCGGTATTGGTAGTTGGTGCTTGGGGTCCTCAG TTATCTTTCGATTATGGCTATATGGATCCATCGGTCACACATCTTCCGGCCGTACAATACTACGA CGTACCCTATATTTC TATCAAACCCCTGCTTTACGTTCATCATCTCCGTTATGCACACACTGTCGGAGAAACTTTCTGGACAAAGGATTATGTGCACCCAAACGCCGCTGGTCATAAAGTCTTGGGGGATTTGACTATTGCCTACCTGGAGAAACAACTATGTCTTCTCAACACTTTTGGCGTCCTGAATGAAACACATGTTGGGGGCGGAAGGGCAGATGCTACCCTTGGGCATGAACCCTCGAGCGGTGCGGGTGCCTTCAATCTCGTTAGGCTACCTCCTTCACCCGAACTAGTTCATAACCGAACGGATGACGGAGAGACAACGGACATCGCATATCCCCTCCTACCCGACCCTAAAGACCGTATATCGACCTTGCGACTGGAAACTCCATATACTGTTCCGCCAACGATCATCGGCCAGGCACTCAGTGAACTATTTTCACCGTGGAAGCCTGACGCTCCCCTTCGCACCCCTCCCCCGCCACACCCTTTTTGTGCCGACGCCAATGACGAAGCTCATCCCCTCATGCCATCTGATAAATATGGTGGATCTCACGGATGGGAAAAGCACATAGCTCATGGTGGTAAACATTCGTACGCTACCGATGAGGTAGGCGCGCGCATCGTGGTCGAAGTCACAGTGGCCGAAGGCCGCGTGGCCGTGTTTTACTTCAGGAGCGAAACATACAGCCCAGGTGTGGCTGAATGCTGGGTCGATGATAACAGGAAGGGAGCCGTGAAGCTGTATGGGCATTGGGAGAAGAAGATGAATGTTCCCTCCGTCGCTTATATCGACTCTCTTGTTACGCCTGGCGACCACTA CGTTACATGCGAGGTCATCGAAGAGACTGCAAACCCAAAAGCCGAAAAACCGCACCATTTTCGGATTATTGCGGTTATGGCTACGTAG
- a CDS encoding F-box-like protein: MRTSVRHVYASGGRWSFSPPSQSSQPPFEPKITENLDAATRTCYVNIVKSVLRLMILISKVTRSMGCIRNYRIANWLPPISPVNSLPTEVITRILKAFVKADLYILDSTRALGFGDDSKIAFSILNAPVILSHVCSHWRDIALHMHSLWSHIDLCPYLPIAEEVVDYIEVYAFRPGQLLLNVHVDPTAYDAFPNSDQLIRLLVSVTSRIKSLETKTLYSTSSSAKKPTVLQKCFAFYIPGALKHLTIEGKKFQGSSFFFMPIDDLYGDPKTPGVLQSAQVLGTCSFGSHRIRSVSRALRSVIFDTPKYSLTFTNNMSLDVPRDTFDTRLSNVSVLRLNGSHPSLVKQGIPRSFRTLPGLRVFELNLMIEIHLPDDVTIVPVSVYDPEELRVGLVHEESLAPLLQSVTPRRKPLTLSLEK; the protein is encoded by the exons ATGAGGACGTCGGTGCGTCATGTTTACGCCAGTGGTGGCAGGTGGTCCTTTTCACCACCGAGCCAGTCATCGCAACCACCTTTCGAGCCAAAAATAACTGAAAACCTCGACGCCGCCACCAGGACGTGCTATGTCAATATCGTGAAGTCTGTTCTTCGACTCATGATTCTTATCTCCAAAGTAACACGATCGATGGGATGCATTCGGAACTATCGAATCGC GAATTGGTTGCCACCCATTTCCCCGGTCAATTCTCTCCCGACCGAGGTCATCACTCGTATTCTTAAGGCTTTTGTCAAAGCCGACCTGTACATCTTGGATAGTACTCGAGCTCTCGGATTCGGGGATGATTCCAAAATAGCCTTTTCGATCTTGAACGCCCCCGTTATTCTATCCCATGTCTGTTCGCATTGGCGTGATATTGCACTCCATATGCATAGTTTATGGTCCCATATTGATCTATGCCCATACCTACCTATTGCGGAGGAGGTAGTTGACTATATCGAAGTTTATGCTTTCCGACCCGGCCAGCTGTTGCTAAATGTTCATGTTGACCCGACCGCCTATGACGCATTTCCGAATAGTGATCAACTTATTCGGCTCCTCGTCTCAGTCACAAGCCGTATCAAGTCACTGGAAACCAAGACACTATATTCTACCTCATCTAGTGCAAAGAAACCCACTGTGCTGCAAAAATGCTTTGCCTTTTACATACCTGGAGCTCTGAAACACCTTACCATTGAGGGCAAAAAGTTTCAAGGATCCTCGTTTTTCTTCATGCCTATCGATGACCTCTACGGGGACCCGAAAACCCCCGGAGTGCTCCAGAGTGCTCAGGTTTTGGGGACCTGCTCATTTGGATCCCACCGGATCCGGAGCGTCTCACGAGCACTTCGGAGCGTCATATTTGATACTCCAAAGTACTCACTTACCTTTACGA ATAACATGTCGCTCGACGTGCCTCGAGATACCTTTGATACTCGTTTGTCGAATGTATCTGTCTTAAGACTCAATGGTTCTCATCCCTCCTTGGTCAAGCAAGGAATACCACGGTCTTTCCGAACTCT GCCTGGTCTTCGTGTCTTTGAACTCAACCTCATGATCGAGATACATCTACCAGACGATGTCACCATCGTACCGGTATCCGTCTACGACCCGGAGGAGTTGAGGGTTGGCTTAGTACACGAAGAGTCTCTTGCTCCCTTGCTCCAATCGGTCACACCTAGGCGCAAACCGTTGACATTGTCGTTAGAAAAATGA
- a CDS encoding F-box-like domain-containing protein has protein sequence MDTSQFLLSPIGSLPCAPSPLARFTDTFDLPPSSKSEFADNLSSPPPFFESSSLSAFRFPTEKNEDRTQFASRNPYRRERNTSPPRLRRVRTLDLEADRTSMLSSSSPSSSRSPSPPPYGYCETFEEESEEEEDISAEEHAILAARCRAVHAERVARYHEQELSFRIRNLRASRSQPSSPSSSSGSASFPWTQPYPTHEDPVTEAEYRRARSEVRRRRRSERMRIVELGNLLDARRARVSPPQTPPPSYELSALGLTGTQNSTSVPLADQIVARMILKRRESATFRTPNHGLEPRRSSSSLRFEALSLSSESD, from the coding sequence ATGGACACCTCCCAGTTCTTGCTTAGTCCTATCGGATCGCTCCCCTGCGCTCCATCCCCGCTGGCACGATTCACAGATACATTCGATCTACCGCCTTCGTCCAAGAGCGAATTCGCAGACAACCTCTCGTCCCCTCCTCCTTTCTTCGAGTCTTCCTCTCTCTCAGCCTTCCGTTTCCCAACTGAGAAAAACGAGGATCGCACTCAGTTCGCTTCTCGCAATCCTTACCGCCGAGAAAGGAATACGTCTCCACCACGTCTGCGCCGAGTTCGCACGCTTGACCTCGAGGCCGATCGTACCTCTATGTTGTCTTCATCGTCACCATCGTCGTCCCGATCCCCGTCTCCACCGCCTTATGGTTATTGCGAGACATTCGAAGAGGAGtctgaagaagaggaagacatCTCGGCTGAAGAGCACGCCATTCTTGCTGCTCGCTGCCGTGCCGTGCATGCTGAACGGGTCGCGAGGTACCATGAACAAGAATTGTCTTTCCGTATCCGCAATCTCAGGGCGTCGCGCTCTCAGCCTAGTTCtccttcctcatcatcagggTCGGCCTCTTTCCCATGGACCCAACCTTACCCAACTCACGAGGATCCTGTGACTGAGGCGGAATACCGTCGTGCCCGTAGCGAAGTGcgccgccgccgccgcaGCGAACGTATGCGTATTGTTGAGCTCGGAAATTTGCTTGATGCGCGCCGGGCTCGTGTTTCTCCACCTCAGACCCCACCTCCATCTTACGAATTATCCGCTCTCGGGCTTACTGGAACCCAGAACTCTACCTCGGTTCCGCTGGCCGACCAAATTGTAGCTCGAATGATTTTGAAGCGCCGGGAGAGTGCCACCTTCCGCACCCCGAACCATGGGCTGGAACCACGCCGCAGCTCGAGCTCGTTGCGATTCGAAGCTCTCAGTCTTTCTTCCGAATCGGATTAA
- a CDS encoding peptidase C65 otubain protein, protein MAQRATGDNIEGSSGTLPSAISYVAYDGVSASFLNIPRVFGLGRAASPPPSPPRTRTRTRAHTRKRQSTHHDSRPTRTRDNPRPARPQSQSLSSFSSDISNRPPPGDGPRISLRKSLLELEKQPNSNTNRVDKWRLGVAAAVAAEGATDDVVTTAPTVGESTRSESVGDSQATQSQDLQSLSDEDIFALTQNIKNEEASRRPLVSPVSPLSELRAEFSPFADVMGSTDSGVSEYDGPNANVLRKIDWLQKHGGWQAIRRTRGDGDCFYRSLAFAYVEKILTAPEPGLAVATSLSHLESTLPLLERAGFQKIVFEDFYEAFAEVIQQVVPAPGKLPLTNETLLEQFQNAEISNSIVVFLRLLTSAYIRLSPEDDFMPFLIHPDTGEMVDIRTFVETFVEATGREADHPQIMALSRALRVRIEVAYLDNSGGTPLEDGTLPINFVKFSPEGAEEDGTKPVVLLYRPGHYDTLEEKVDA, encoded by the exons ATGGCGCAGAGGGCTACGGGAGATAATATAGAGGGATCTTCGGGTAC GCTCCCATCTGCCATCTCTTATGTCGCTTACGACGGTGTCTCTGCATCATTCTTGAACATCCCCCGTGTTTTCGGACTCGGACGCGCTGCTTCTCCGCCCCCTTCGCCTCCACGAACACGGACACGGACACGCGCACACACTCGCAAACGCCAATCCACCCATCATGACTCCCGTCCCACACGCACTCGGGACAACCCTCGCCCTGCCCGTCCGCAATCCCAATCGCTATCATCCTTCTCATCCGATATTTCAAACCGACCCCCTCCCGGCGATGGGCCTCGCATATCCCTCCGCAAATCACTCCTTGAACTCGAAAAACAACCAAACTCAAATACGAATCGTGTGGATAAATGGCGATTAGGTGTGGCGGCTGCTGTGGCTGCTGAAGGAGCCACAGATGATGTCGTCACGACTGCACCCACCGTTGGGGAAAGCACTAGATCTGAGAGCGTTGGAGACTCCCAGGCCACTCAGTCACAGG ATCTCCAGTCACTCTCCGATGAAGATATTTTCGCATTAACTCAGAATATCAAGAACGAGGAGGCCTCTCGGAGACCACTTGTCTCGCCCGTCTCGCCCCTTTCAGAACTTCGCGCCGAGTTTTCGCCATTCGCCGATGTGATGGGCAGCACGGACAGTGGAGTCTCCGAATACGATGGTCCCAATGCGAACGTACTTCGCAAGATTGATTGGCTGCAGAAGCACGGTGGCTGGCAGGCAATTCGAAGAACGAGAGGTGATGGTGATTGTTTCTACCGAT CACTGGCATTTGCGTATGTCGAGAAAATTTTGACGGCTCCAGAACCTGGGTTGGCTGTGGCTACATCGTTGTCACATCTCGAGTCGACGCTTCCGTTGCTGGAACGTGCTGGATTCCAAAAGATTGTG TTTGAGGACTTTTACGAAGCCTTTGCCGAGGTTATCCAGCAGGTCGTGCCTGCACCTGGAAAACTGCCTCTGACCAATGAAACTTTATTGGAGCAGTTTCAAAATGCCGAGA TCTCAAACTCAATTGTCGTTTTCTTGAGACTTTTGACATCCGCGTATATCCGGCTATCCCCCGAAGACGACTTTATGCCATTTTTAATCCACCCTGATACTGGCGAGATGGTCGATATCCGGACGTTTGTCGAGACGTTTGTAGAGGCTACGGGACGTGAAGCTG ATCACCCTCAAATTATGGCCCTTTCCCGAGCACTTCGAGTCCGTATCGAGGTTGCTTATTTGGATAATTCAGGCGGAACCCCTCTTGAAGACGGAACTTTGCCTATTAATTTTGTAAAATTCTCTCCTGAAGGCGCAGAGGAAGATGGTACAAAGCCCGTAGTCTTACTGTACAG GCCGGGCCATTACGATACCCTTGAAGAGAAAGTAGACGCATGA
- a CDS encoding dihydrolipoamide dehydrogenase: MLKLATRTNRAAMRGVGPRALELMRASPMGVRMMASEAKEEYDAVVIGGGPGGYVAAIKAAQLGLKTACIEKRGTLGGTCLNVGCIPSKAMLNNSHKYHDTLHDLKSRGIEVEGVQLNLSQMLKAKDTAVTGLTKGIEGLFKKNKVTYIKGSGSFASPTEIEVALNEGGSTTVSAKNVIIATGSEVTPFPGLDIDEKSVVSSTGALDLQQVPKKMIVIGGGVIGLEMGSVWSRLGAEVTVVEFLGGIGGVGIDEEIAAWGAKTDGGVNSRWRVSRMARRKRYVPGRRDRSIILTWSSRKLCRSETPPIRSFPNAFKLLGPTCGLAGLFLQLDADVVLVSIGRRPYTKGLGLEKIGVEVDKRGRIVVDDQFNTSVPGVKCIGDATFGPMLAHKAEEEGIAAVEIIKHGHGHVNYNAIPSVVYTHPEVAWVGKTEQELKADGVAYKIGKFPFAANSRAKTNADHEGVVKFIVEKETDRVLGCHIIGPNAGEMIASAVLAIEYSASAEDIARTCHAHPTLSEAFKEAAMASYDAPIHF; encoded by the exons ATGTTAAAACTCGCGACACGAACAAACAGG GCGGCGATGCGAGGTGTGGGCCCTCGCGCCTTGGAGCTTATGCGTGCGTCACCCATGGGTGTACGTATGATGGCGAGTGAAGCCAAGGAGGAATATGATGCCGTGGTGATTGGCGGAG GTCCGGGAGGGTATGTGGCTGCAATCAAAGCTGCACAGCTTGGTCTCAAG ACAGCCTGCATCGAGAAGCGTGGTACCCTAGGCGGAACATGCTTGAACGTCGGGTGTATTCCAAGCAAGGCCATGCTCAATAACTCACACAAGTACCATGACACCTTGCATGATCTCAAGTCGCGCGGAATCGAAG TCGAGGGAGTTCAGTTGAATCTTTCCCAGATGCTCAAGGCGAAAGACACAGCGGTTACCGGTCTCACTAAAGGTATAGAGGGGCTGTTCAAGAAGAACAAGGTCACATACATCAAGGGATCCGGATCGTTTGCTTCGCCAACCGAAATCGAGGTTGCCCTTAATGAAGGTGGATCGACGACGGTCAGCGCCAAGAACGTGATTATCGCAACCGGCTCTGAGGTTACCCCATTCCCCGGTCTTGACATTGACGAAAAATCGGTCGTTAGTTCGACGGGTGCGCTGGATCTCCAGCAAGTCCCGAAGAAAATGATTGTCATTGGTGGAGGGGTAATTGGGTTAGAAATGGGGTCGGTCTGGAGTCGATTAGGAGCAGAAGTCACCGTTGTCGAGTTTTTGGGTGGGATCGGAGGGGTTGGCATTGACGAGGAAATTGC TGCTTGGGGAGCTAAGACCGATGGGGGTGTCAACTCGAGGTGGAGAGTGTCAAGGATGGCAAGAAGGAAACGGTACGTTCCGGGCCGGAGAGACAGATCCATCATCCTGACCTGGTCATCTCGAAAACTTTGCCGATCGGAAACCCCACCGATCCGCTCTTTCCCGAATGCGTTTAAACTCCTCGGCCCCACCTGCGGTCTTGCCGGTCTCTTCCTACAGCTCGATGCAGATGTTGTCCTTGTTTCCATCGGAAGGCGGCCTTACACCAAGGGGCTGGGCCTGGAAAAGATTGGAGTAGAAGTGGATAAACGTGGAAGGATCGTTGTTG ATGACCAATTCAATACGAGCGTTCCTGGTGTCAAGTGCATTGGCGACGCGACGTTCGGGCCTATGCTTGCTCACAAGGCCGAGGAAGAAG GGATCGCGGCTGTCGAAATCATCAAGCATGGTCACGGGCATGTAAACTACAATGCTATTCCAAGTGTAGTCTACACGCACCCTGAAGTCGCATGGGTAGGAAAGACCGAACAGGAGTTGAAGGCTGACGGCGTTGCCTATAAG ATCGGCAAGTTCCCATTCGCCGCAAACTCGCGTGCCAAGACCAACGCTGACCACGAAGGAGTTGTCAAGTTCATCGTGGAAAAGGAGACTGACCGTGTACTTGGATGCCATATCATCG GACCCAATGCTGGTGAGATGATTGCTAGCGCGGTATTAGCGATAGAATATAGCGCAAGTGCCGAAGACATTGCCAGAACTTGCCACGCTCAT CCGACACTATCCGAGGCCTTCAAGGAGGCTGCGATGGCATCATATGACGCACCGATTCATTTCTAA
- a CDS encoding SET domain-containing protein: MGVVPTDDELTSAVRSLRASNATLGVPKLLSALIASQPEWSVSEKRLRKIVQKLKNAEESNAYPTSSLNSALDVSKYSKKIKTTVFGEEKGKGLIAAQDIDAGEVLWREDPFVYAPPWEIYEAQMAGTACAYCSRAFTPTNPPLRVRCPHGEQSITAATPPTRHCRGTFCSRLCLVRSGSNHSLLCSVANPACLELLDLLEKERWKAALTFTQCVVRILSAWQDETRGGSIKDKGGSNSLGDQNLSSRDAIWDTYRSFATLRNDRRWSHTSENDLARSQLESTYKRLHLALVNAFYLAPTGDQEKEVSHSSATSTSIPTPSRSTVGTKQLKRLLRIPVPQEILGSLFSWDGLMEGLGKMNLNLESHGGLFPLHSHLNHACRPNVSIRHISSDGSTTSILHSPNPSRITAIATSRIPAGEELVVSYVDPSLGLQARRRELRAWDFGVCKCERCLEEEKVDSERPESHDSKAKVGDDGGKGPKDLEDEIRNFLGV, translated from the exons ATGGGTGTGGTCCCCACCGACGATGAACTAACAAGCGCCGTACGCTCGCTGAGAGCATCGAATGCCACTTTGGGTGTACCAAAACTTCTCTCAGCCCTTATAGCCTCCCAACCGGAATGGTCGGTCAGCGAGAAGCGCTTGCGGAAGATTGTGCAGAAACTGAAGAATGCAGAAGAAAGTAATGCTTATCCTACTTCGAGCTTGAACTCTGCGCTGGACGTATCAAAATACTCCAAAAAGATTAAAACGACTGTGTTTGGTGAAGAGAAAGGGAAAGGATTAATTGCCGCGCAGGATATAGATGCCGGCGAGGTGCTTTGGCGCGAGGATCCCTTCGTATATGCACCGCCCTG GGAAATCTACGAAGCACAGATGGCAGGTACCGCATGTGCCTATTGTAGTCGGGCATTTACCCCCACTAATCCTCCTCTACGGGTCCGATGCCCGCATGGTGAGCAATCCATCACTGCTGCAACTCCACCAACGAGGCACTGTCGCGGAACCTTCTGTTCTCGTCTTTGTCTCGTAAGATCTGGGAGCAATCACTCTCTGCTATGCTCGGTCGCAAACCCTGCATGCCTTGAACTACTAGACCTCTTGGAGAAAGAGCGCTGGAAAGCCGCACTCACATTCACACAATGTGTCGTGAGAATATTATCAGCCTGGCAAGACGAAACACGAGGTGGCTCTATAAAGGACAAAGGAGGGTCCAACAGTTTGGGCGACCAGAACCTTAGCAGCAGGGATGCGATTTGGGATACCTACAGAAGTTTTGCAACGTTGCGAAATGACCGAAGGTGGTCTCATACCAGCGAAAA CGACCTCGCGCGGAGTCAGTTGGAAAGCACCTACAAGCGTCTACACCTCGCTCTCGTCAATGCTTTCTATCTTGCACCCACGGGCGATCAGGAAAAGGAGGTTTCACATTCTTCAGCTACCTCAACGAGTATACCAACCCCAAGCAGATCCACAGTCGGCACAAAACAATTGAAACGATTGCTTCGGATACCCGTTCCCCAAGAGATACTGGGCTCGCTCTTTTCCTGGGATGGCCTTATGGAAGGGTTGGGTAAAATGAATCTCA ATCTCGAATCTCACGGCGGCCTTTTCCCACTTCATTCCCACCTTAACCATGCCTGTAGGCCCAACGTTTCCATTCGGCACATTTCTTCGGACGGATCCACTACATCGATCCTGCATTCACCTAACCCTTCTCGAATCACTGCCATCGCAACCTCTCGAATTCCTGCTGGGGAGGAGCTGGTGGTGTCTTATGTAGACCCTAGTCTAGGCCTTCAAGCTAGGAGGCGCGAACTCAGAGCCTGGGACTTCGGCGTCTGTAAATGTGAAAGATGCCTCGAGGAGGAGAAGGTGGATTCCGAGCGCCCAGAATCCCATGACAGTAAGGCAAAAGTCGGAGATGACGGCGGGAAGGGTCCAAAAGACTTGGAAGATGAAATTCGCAATTTCTTGGGTGTCTAA
- a CDS encoding cAMP-independent regulatory protein pac2 encodes MPQQVTLTPTHFIPRTKATHQRLHIRSARDAHTVFEAVRLGMLPMVTQRLSVVDCELLQPGQVYCWEQENGESGIERWTDGRRWGGSRARENFLFYIEAQPRLEQEEGSSSIDDYQIPQSQKAPWDFRQDKRCGGFTKQTYSAWVKFSPMHPPRRWNLTAYFAGEDYLNLPTVDSDPIFSKFDIPPGVYTTFDSLLKKSERRSVISADLSETLDPEYPVLPKADNQDNPTSPLPRSPEDQRALSMFKLQL; translated from the exons ATGCCCCAACAAGTAACTCTGACACCAACTCATTTCATTCCTCGTACTAAAGCCACCCATCAGCGACTAC ACATCCGTAGTGCGCGTGACGCGCATACAGTATTTGAAGCGGTCAGGCTAGGGATGCTGCCTATGGTGACTCAGCGCCTCAGCGTCGTTGATTGCGAATTACTACAACCAGGTCAAGTATACTGTTGGGAACAAGAAAATGGAGAGAGTGGAATCGAGCGATGGACAGATGGCCGCCGATG GGGCGGTTCGCGTGCAAGGGAAAATTTCTTATTTTACATCGAAGCACAACCTAGATTAGAACAGGAAGAAGGGAGCTCCAGCATAGATGA CTATCAAATTCCCCAAAGCCAAAAAGCGCCGTGGGACTTCAGACAAGACAAGAGATGTGGTGGCTTTACCAAACAG ACCTATTCCGCATGGGTCAAATTCAGTCCTATGCACCCACCTCGTAGATGGAATTTGACG GCCTATTTCGCGGGTGAAGATTACTTGAACCTGCCGACCGTGGACAGTGACCCAATTTTCTCGAAGTTTGACATACCTCCAGGAGTGTACACGACATTCGACAGCCTGCTAAAGAAGTCAGAACGACGGTCAGTCATCAGTGCCGATTTGAGTGAGACATTG GATCCGGAATACCCCGTTCTACCGAAGGCAGATAACCAAGACAACCCAACatctcctcttcctcgctcACCGGAAGACCAACGAGCGCTTTCCATGTTCAAATTGCAGCTGTGA
- a CDS encoding glycoside hydrolase family 61 protein: MRSQAIAASLVLLSAQAAAHTIFQELYVNGVSAGHLKGIRHPTSNGPITDVTTNDIITVITVPAGATITHEWHHGLNGADPNDGDDPIAASHLGPVMVYLAKVPDATQETMTGLKWFKIAEDGLDANGKWGVNRLIENGGKASAVIPKCIPSGNYFLRAEVIGLHGASTYPGAQFYTGCAQINVTGGGNASPATVSFPGAYAGTDPGVTVNIYYPPLTNYVIPGPRPFTCDGSTPTTPTAPAGTTVATTKATTTQTTTSQTTKISTSAAPAPTGGAAKYAQCGGIGWTGATACVSGSTCTKLNDYYYQCL; encoded by the exons ATGAGGTCTCAAGCCATCGCAGCATCCCTCGTTCTTCTATCCGCTCAGGCAGCTGCCCACACTATCTTCCAA GAACTATATGTCAATGGCGTCTCTGCTGGCCACCTGAAGGGCATCCGTCATCCTACCTCCAACGGACCTATCACGGATGTCACTACTAACGACATTATT ACTGTAATCACTGTCCCTGCTGGTGCCACCATTACTCATGAGTGGCACCACGGGCTCAACGGAGCTGACCCTAATGATGGGGACGATCCTATTGCTGCGAGTCACTTGGGCCCAGTCATGG TTTACTTGGCCAAGGTTCCCGACGCGACTCAAGAAACGATGACCGGACTCAAATGGTTCAAGATTGCCGAAGACGGCTTGGACGCGAACGGCAAGTGGGGCGTAAACCGTCTCATTGAGAACGGCGGGAAGGCGAGCGCCGTCATCCCCAAGTGCATTCCTTCTGGAAACTATTTCCTTCGTGCAGAAGTTATCG GCCTTCACGGAGCTTCTACTTACCCAGGAGCTCAGTTCTACACAGGATGTGCCCAAATTAACGTCACTGGTGGTGGCAATGCATCCCCAGCCACCGTCTCCTTCCCCGGCGCTTATGCCGGCACGGACCCTGGTGTCACGGTTAAC ATCTAT TACCCCCCGTTGACCAATTACGTCATTCCTGGACCTCGTCCGTTTACTTGCGATGGCTCTACGCCAACTACGCCAACCGCGCCAGCCGGTACCACAGTAGCAACGACCAAGGCTACAACTACTCAGACTACTACTTCACAAACTACCAAGATATCTACTTCGGCAGCTCCAGCCCCCACTGGTGGTGCTGCCAAGTATGCTCAGTGCGGAGGCATTGGCTGGACG GGCGCTACTGCATGTGTCTCTGGGTCAACTTGCACCAAGCTCAACGACTATTACTACCAATGTTTGTAG